The Cataglyphis hispanica isolate Lineage 1 chromosome 5, ULB_Chis1_1.0, whole genome shotgun sequence genome has a segment encoding these proteins:
- the LOC126850103 gene encoding serine-rich adhesin for platelets-like isoform X13: MWKVILNVLTTLIVTRLIKADYYEYNQDLYKQNTTPFKCTEDGYHADPHDCRVYYRCVDWGNGNPLTTFRFECGVGTVFSKIKGDICTHPGDSGRPECAGSENELDSNLDNPPENPSPIWTTITPQQTTIQSPVTTPQSIITTQATTRKPETAQSSLTSRPTTDQPENNCKNELECTQEEFLADTCDCKKFYRCVDEGYGKFKKYDFTCGSGTVWDPEIQGCNHAWAVKGNCRQSLENENNINNDGQWHGDMGDNGEQGNDNIGSANQSGQPGQAGDLNNQPGESGQPGQAENPDGQPGQSGSPGYPGIAGTPGFPGYPGTPGSPGTPGSPGTPGSPGTPGSPGTPGSPGTPGSPGTPGYPGTPGSPGTPGSPGTPGSPGTPGSPGTPGSPGTPGSPGTPGSPGTPGSPGTPDSPGTPGFPGMPGSSGIPGSPGTPGPPGTPGSPGIAGSPGIPGSPGNQGTPGFPNNPSSSSYPETSGSSSTSCSPGTSETLSSSSSPDHQLSTDRCTKEGFFAHPNDCRKFYRCVSDGKSFTKYEFQCGVGTVWDSSIESCNHVYTVPHCNHTSDIIPNEPDTSLNEIDSTDRPDTSLLPPMQSSESSTIPPISSRPEISSSTQQAESITSKPIESSQTTSVSYLPPVSSTYPSTTMQVNESISNLPSVTQMTTSISYLPPSSTATTDVTSGSTPDSVSYLPPSTSASIDTKPITSTTSSPLQTGKYECNKEGFYSDPSNCKKFYRCIQGQSGYQKYEFECSPGTAWDQSVQTCNYIEQVASCSMKNNEIDQDSTSSTSNPISGSVITSSTTIASSQITATTSSSAIPTVANIPETSMELSTPEEDKTEASSTTITSVGEKPVSEKPEEIQMPESSSTENLSESSSEQSSSELSEESSSSTESHVSNCTTQKPNNTIVCNNEGFYPHPVRCDKFYRCVDNGNGFNVYHFDCPPGTIFDSSISVCNYPESVYPARDCTTGSTTLSSVNVESTTESETSKESTIITTTIQSTTQQAEESTIISSTTISSTITTTESTITSGTESTTVEISENTENMTESTVESITAITENIIDSSSTERTEAPDSTESTESEKSTTEFEESTTGSQEQSTTESQEQLTTESQEQLTTESQEQLTTESQEQLTTESSNTEGQEQSTTESQEQSTIESQEQSTTESQEQSTTESSELTTMKPASATPCAIGNLTDDQIALVCPTGFRRHPKYCNLFYQCTSEGNMEIKILVLSCPENTIFDEKKIQCLPADKSSDPCTGAKANVRLYRRLENNALSPVKVSSNQLCPEEGHFPYQQGCSNNFYKCKQDIRDNLQGYFYKCPENFIYWSISRRCERVTRLPMCSHLANRNKTDWNNRWQIPTEDFNLSARMLRFS, from the exons ATGTGGAAAGTGATCCTGAATGTTTTAACGACATTAATTGTAACAAGACTGATAAAAGCTG attattatgaatataaccAAGATCTATACAAACAGAATACTACTCCCTTCAAGTGTACAGAGGATGGTTACCATGCTGATCCGCATGACTGCAGGGTTTACTACAGATGCGTGGATTGGGGCAACGGCAACCCATTGACAACCTTTAGATTCGAATGTGGAGTAGGCactgtattttcaaaaattaaaggagATATTTGCACACATCCGGGAGATAGCGGTCGCCCTGAATGCGCCGGATCTGAAAATGAACTTGATTCAAATCTAGATAATCCTCCAGAGAATCCTTCTCCCATATGGACAACAATCACACCGCAACAAACCACTATACAATCTCCAGTGACTACACCACAATCAATAATTACGACCCAAGCGACAACCAGAAAACCGGAAACAGCGCAATCATCGCTAACAAGCCGACCAACCACAGATCAaccagaaaataattgtaaaaatgaacTTGAATGTACACAAGAAGAATTTCTAGCCGATACCTGCgactgcaaaaaattttatagatgcgTAGATGAAGGTTACGGAAAGTTTAAAAAGTATGATTTTACATGCGGTTCGGGAACTGTTTGGGACCCAGAAATTCAAGGGTGCAATCATGCCTGGGCTGTCAAAGGAAATTGCAGGCAAAGCTTGgaaaatgaaaacaatattaataatgatggaCAATGGCACGGAGACATGGGAGATAATGGCGAACAAGGAAATGATAATATTGGCAGTGCAAACCAGTCTGGTCAACCAGGACAAGCCGGAGATCTTAATAATCAGCCAGGAGAATCGGGACAACCAGGACAAGCTGAAAATCCAGATGGTCAACCGGGACAATCGGGTTCTCCAGGCTACCCAGGAATAGCAGGCACTCCAGGTTTTCCCGGCTATCCGGGAACACCAGGTTCTCCAGGCACGCCTGGTTCTCCAGGTACGCCAG GTTCTCCGGGCACGCCAGGTTCTCCGGGCACGCCAGGTTCTCCGGGCACGCCAGGTTCTCCGGGCACGCCAG GTTATCCGGGCACGCCAGGTTCTCCGGGCACGCCAGGTTCTCCGGGGACGCCTGGTTCTCCGGGCACGCCTGGTTCTCCGGGCACGCCTGGTTCTCCGGGCACGCCAG GTTCTCCGGGCACGCCAGGTTCTCCAGGTACACCGGGATCTCCAGGTACACCAGATTCTCCAGGCACGCCAGGTTTTCCAGGCATGCCAGGTTCTTCAGGCATTCCGGGTTCTCCAGGTACACCGGGTCCTCCAGGTACACCAGGTTCTCCGGGTATAGCAGGTTCTCCGGGCATTCCAGGCTCTCCTGGAAATCAAGGGACTCCAGGTTTTCCGAACAATCCAAGCTCTTCGAGCTATCCAGAGACATCAGGTTCTTCAAGCACGTCATGTTCTCCTGGAACTTCTGAAACTTTGAGTTCATCAAGCTCCCCTGACCATCAATTATCGACAG ATCGTTGTACGAAAGAAGGCTTTTTTGCTCATCCAAATGATTGTCGCAAGTTTTATCGATGCGTAAGTGATGGCAAGTCTTTTACAAAATACGAATTTCAATGCGGTGTTGGAACTGTCTGGGATTCATCTATTGAAAGTTGTAATCACGTTTACACCGTACCACATTGCAATCATACAAGCGATATAATTCCGAATGAACCCGACACATCGCTAAACGAAATAGATAGCACCGACAGGCCGGATACGAGTTTATTACCGCCTATGCAATCTTCAGAAAGTTCTACTATTCCACCTATATCTTCAAGACCGGAGATATCGTCTTCGACTCAGCAGGCTGAAAGTATTACGAGTAAACCTATTGAATCATCCCAAACTACATCAGTTTCTTATTTGCCACCCGTTAGTAGTACATATCCATCTACAACAATGCAAGTTAACGAATCCATTTCTAATCTGCCTTCCGTAACTCAAATGACCACTTCTATATCCTATTTACCACCTTCAAGTACTGCAACTACAGATGTAACATCTGGATCCACGCCCGATTCTGTTTCATATTTGCCACCTAGTACTAGCGCATCTATAGATACAAAACCCATAACGAGCACTACATCGTCTCCGCTTCAAACTGGAAAATACGAATGTAATAAAGAAGGTTTCTATTCGGATCCTagtaattgcaaaaaattctatCGTTGTATACAAGGCCAATCTGGTTATCAAAAGTACGAGTTTGAATGTAGTCCAGGCACAGCATGGGATCAATCCGTACAAACATGCAATTATATTGAACAAGTAGCTTCGtgttcaatgaaaaataacgaGATCGATCAAGATTCGACATCCAGTACTTCTAATCCCATATCTGGATCTGTTATCACAAGTTCTACAACTATTGCCTCCAGTCAAATCACTGCAACTACCTCGTCATCCGCAATTCCAACAGTTGCCAATATTCCAGAAACATCTATGGAATTGTCTACGCCGGAAGAAGATAAAACAGAAGCTTCGTCAACAACAATTACTAGCGTCGGCGAAAAACCAGTTTCAGAAAAACCAGAAGAAATTCAAATGCCTGAAAGCTCCAGCACGGAAAATTTATCCGAATCCTCATCCGAACAATCTAGTTCCGAATTAAGCGAAGAATCATCTTCATCTACTGAGTCACACGTATCAAATTGCACGACTCAAAAGCCAAACAATACGATAGTATGCAACAACGAAGGTTTCTATCCACATCCAGTTCGATGTGATAAGTTCTATCGCTGCGTTGATAATGGCAATGGTTTCAACGTGTATCATTTTGATTGTCCACCAGGCACTATATTTGATTCTAGCATCAGCGTATGCAATTATCCTGAATCTGTTTATCCTGCGAGAGATTGTACGACTGGAAGTACTACTTTGAGCAGTGTTAACGTGGAATCCACAACCGAATCTGAAACGTCAAAAGAATCAACGATAATTACCACTACTATACAGAGTACAACTCAACAAGCAGAAGAAAGCACAATTATATCTAGTACAACGATATCGTCTACAATAACTACTACAGAAAGCACTATAACTTCTGGTACAGAATCCACAACTGTggaaatatcagaaaatacCGAAAATATGACAGAGTCCACTGTTGAATCAATTACTGCCAtcacagaaaatattatcgattcaTCTAGCACTGAACGGACTGAAGCTCCTGACTCCACGGAATCAACGGAGTCTGAAAAATCCACGACCGAATTTGAAGAATCTACAACAGGATCTCAGGAACAATCGACGACTGAATCGCAGGAGCAATTGACGACTGAATCGCAGGAGCAATTGACGACTGAATCGCAAGAGCAATTGACGACTGAATCGCAAGAGCAATTAACGACAGAATCATCTAATACGGAAGGTCAAGAGCAATCAACGACTGAATCGCAGGAGCAATCAACGATAGAATCTCAAGAACAGTCTACGACAGAGTCTCAGGAACAATCGACGACTGAATCATCAGAACTAACAACGATGAAACCAGCATCTGCAACACCTTGCGCTATAGGCAATTTGACCGATGACCAAATAGCTCTAGTTTGTCCTACTGGCTTCCGAAGGCAtccaaaatattgcaatttattctaTCAATGTACCTCCGAGGGAAATATGGAAATCAAAATCCTCGTATTGAGTTGCCCCGAAAATACTATATTTGATGAGAAAAAGATTCAGTGTCTACCTGCAGATAAAAGTAGTGATCCATGCACAGGCGCCAAAGCAAACGTCAGATTATATAGAAGACTGGAAAATAATGCTTTATCTCCC GTAAAAGTATCGTCAAATCAGCTTTGTCCGGAAGAAGGACATTTCCCTTACCAACAAGGTTGCagtaacaatttttacaaGTGTAAACAGGACATTCGAGACAATTTACAAGGATACTTTTACAAATGTCCCGAGAACTTTATCTATTGGTCGATTTCCAGAAGATGCGAACGCGTGACGCGTCTTCCAATGTGTTCGCATTTGGCGAACAGAAACAAAACCGATTGGAACAATAGATGGCAAATACCAACCGAAGACTTTAATCTTTCCGCCAGAATGTTACGTTTCTCATGA
- the LOC126850103 gene encoding serine-rich adhesin for platelets-like isoform X19: MWKVILNVLTTLIVTRLIKADYYEYNQDLYKQNTTPFKCTEDGYHADPHDCRVYYRCVDWGNGNPLTTFRFECGVGTVFSKIKGDICTHPGDSGRPECAGSENELDSNLDNPPENPSPIWTTITPQQTTIQSPVTTPQSIITTQATTRKPETAQSSLTSRPTTDQPENNCKNELECTQEEFLADTCDCKKFYRCVDEGYGKFKKYDFTCGSGTVWDPEIQGCNHAWAVKGNCRQSLENENNINNDGQWHGDMGDNGEQGNDNIGSANQSGQPGQAGDLNNQPGESGQPGQAENPDGQPGQSGSPGYPGIAGTPGFPGYPGTPGSPGTPGSPGTPGSPGTPGSPGTPGYPGTPGSPGTPGSPGTPGSPGTPGSPGTPGSPGTPGSPGTPGSPGTPGSPGTPDSPGTPGFPGMPGSSGIPGSPGTPGPPGTPGSPGIAGSPGIPGSPGNQGTPGFPNNPSSSSYPETSGSSSTSCSPGTSETLSSSSSPDHQLSTDRCTKEGFFAHPNDCRKFYRCVSDGKSFTKYEFQCGVGTVWDSSIESCNHVYTVPHCNHTSDIIPNEPDTSLNEIDSTDRPDTSLLPPMQSSESSTIPPISSRPEISSSTQQAESITSKPIESSQTTSVSYLPPVSSTYPSTTMQVNESISNLPSVTQMTTSISYLPPSSTATTDVTSGSTPDSVSYLPPSTSASIDTKPITSTTSSPLQTGKYECNKEGFYSDPSNCKKFYRCIQGQSGYQKYEFECSPGTAWDQSVQTCNYIEQVASCSMKNNEIDQDSTSSTSNPISGSVITSSTTIASSQITATTSSSAIPTVANIPETSMELSTPEEDKTEASSTTITSVGEKPVSEKPEEIQMPESSSTENLSESSSEQSSSELSEESSSSTESHVSNCTTQKPNNTIVCNNEGFYPHPVRCDKFYRCVDNGNGFNVYHFDCPPGTIFDSSISVCNYPESVYPARDCTTGSTTLSSVNVESTTESETSKESTIITTTIQSTTQQAEESTIISSTTISSTITTTESTITSGTESTTVEISENTENMTESTVESITAITENIIDSSSTERTEAPDSTESTESEKSTTEFEESTTGSQEQSTTESQEQLTTESQEQLTTESQEQLTTESQEQLTTESSNTEGQEQSTTESQEQSTIESQEQSTTESQEQSTTESSELTTMKPASATPCAIGNLTDDQIALVCPTGFRRHPKYCNLFYQCTSEGNMEIKILVLSCPENTIFDEKKIQCLPADKSSDPCTGAKANVRLYRRLENNALSPVKVSSNQLCPEEGHFPYQQGCSNNFYKCKQDIRDNLQGYFYKCPENFIYWSISRRCERVTRLPMCSHLANRNKTDWNNRWQIPTEDFNLSARMLRFS; encoded by the exons ATGTGGAAAGTGATCCTGAATGTTTTAACGACATTAATTGTAACAAGACTGATAAAAGCTG attattatgaatataaccAAGATCTATACAAACAGAATACTACTCCCTTCAAGTGTACAGAGGATGGTTACCATGCTGATCCGCATGACTGCAGGGTTTACTACAGATGCGTGGATTGGGGCAACGGCAACCCATTGACAACCTTTAGATTCGAATGTGGAGTAGGCactgtattttcaaaaattaaaggagATATTTGCACACATCCGGGAGATAGCGGTCGCCCTGAATGCGCCGGATCTGAAAATGAACTTGATTCAAATCTAGATAATCCTCCAGAGAATCCTTCTCCCATATGGACAACAATCACACCGCAACAAACCACTATACAATCTCCAGTGACTACACCACAATCAATAATTACGACCCAAGCGACAACCAGAAAACCGGAAACAGCGCAATCATCGCTAACAAGCCGACCAACCACAGATCAaccagaaaataattgtaaaaatgaacTTGAATGTACACAAGAAGAATTTCTAGCCGATACCTGCgactgcaaaaaattttatagatgcgTAGATGAAGGTTACGGAAAGTTTAAAAAGTATGATTTTACATGCGGTTCGGGAACTGTTTGGGACCCAGAAATTCAAGGGTGCAATCATGCCTGGGCTGTCAAAGGAAATTGCAGGCAAAGCTTGgaaaatgaaaacaatattaataatgatggaCAATGGCACGGAGACATGGGAGATAATGGCGAACAAGGAAATGATAATATTGGCAGTGCAAACCAGTCTGGTCAACCAGGACAAGCCGGAGATCTTAATAATCAGCCAGGAGAATCGGGACAACCAGGACAAGCTGAAAATCCAGATGGTCAACCGGGACAATCGGGTTCTCCAGGCTACCCAGGAATAGCAGGCACTCCAGGTTTTCCCGGCTATCCGGGAACACCAGGTTCTCCAGGCACGCCTGGTTCTCCAGGTACGCCAG GTTCTCCGGGCACGCCAGGTTCTCCGGGCACGCCAG GTTATCCGGGCACGCCAGGTTCTCCGGGCACGCCAGGTTCTCCGGGGACGCCTGGTTCTCCGGGCACGCCTGGTTCTCCGGGCACGCCTGGTTCTCCGGGCACGCCAG GTTCTCCGGGCACGCCAGGTTCTCCAGGTACACCGGGATCTCCAGGTACACCAGATTCTCCAGGCACGCCAGGTTTTCCAGGCATGCCAGGTTCTTCAGGCATTCCGGGTTCTCCAGGTACACCGGGTCCTCCAGGTACACCAGGTTCTCCGGGTATAGCAGGTTCTCCGGGCATTCCAGGCTCTCCTGGAAATCAAGGGACTCCAGGTTTTCCGAACAATCCAAGCTCTTCGAGCTATCCAGAGACATCAGGTTCTTCAAGCACGTCATGTTCTCCTGGAACTTCTGAAACTTTGAGTTCATCAAGCTCCCCTGACCATCAATTATCGACAG ATCGTTGTACGAAAGAAGGCTTTTTTGCTCATCCAAATGATTGTCGCAAGTTTTATCGATGCGTAAGTGATGGCAAGTCTTTTACAAAATACGAATTTCAATGCGGTGTTGGAACTGTCTGGGATTCATCTATTGAAAGTTGTAATCACGTTTACACCGTACCACATTGCAATCATACAAGCGATATAATTCCGAATGAACCCGACACATCGCTAAACGAAATAGATAGCACCGACAGGCCGGATACGAGTTTATTACCGCCTATGCAATCTTCAGAAAGTTCTACTATTCCACCTATATCTTCAAGACCGGAGATATCGTCTTCGACTCAGCAGGCTGAAAGTATTACGAGTAAACCTATTGAATCATCCCAAACTACATCAGTTTCTTATTTGCCACCCGTTAGTAGTACATATCCATCTACAACAATGCAAGTTAACGAATCCATTTCTAATCTGCCTTCCGTAACTCAAATGACCACTTCTATATCCTATTTACCACCTTCAAGTACTGCAACTACAGATGTAACATCTGGATCCACGCCCGATTCTGTTTCATATTTGCCACCTAGTACTAGCGCATCTATAGATACAAAACCCATAACGAGCACTACATCGTCTCCGCTTCAAACTGGAAAATACGAATGTAATAAAGAAGGTTTCTATTCGGATCCTagtaattgcaaaaaattctatCGTTGTATACAAGGCCAATCTGGTTATCAAAAGTACGAGTTTGAATGTAGTCCAGGCACAGCATGGGATCAATCCGTACAAACATGCAATTATATTGAACAAGTAGCTTCGtgttcaatgaaaaataacgaGATCGATCAAGATTCGACATCCAGTACTTCTAATCCCATATCTGGATCTGTTATCACAAGTTCTACAACTATTGCCTCCAGTCAAATCACTGCAACTACCTCGTCATCCGCAATTCCAACAGTTGCCAATATTCCAGAAACATCTATGGAATTGTCTACGCCGGAAGAAGATAAAACAGAAGCTTCGTCAACAACAATTACTAGCGTCGGCGAAAAACCAGTTTCAGAAAAACCAGAAGAAATTCAAATGCCTGAAAGCTCCAGCACGGAAAATTTATCCGAATCCTCATCCGAACAATCTAGTTCCGAATTAAGCGAAGAATCATCTTCATCTACTGAGTCACACGTATCAAATTGCACGACTCAAAAGCCAAACAATACGATAGTATGCAACAACGAAGGTTTCTATCCACATCCAGTTCGATGTGATAAGTTCTATCGCTGCGTTGATAATGGCAATGGTTTCAACGTGTATCATTTTGATTGTCCACCAGGCACTATATTTGATTCTAGCATCAGCGTATGCAATTATCCTGAATCTGTTTATCCTGCGAGAGATTGTACGACTGGAAGTACTACTTTGAGCAGTGTTAACGTGGAATCCACAACCGAATCTGAAACGTCAAAAGAATCAACGATAATTACCACTACTATACAGAGTACAACTCAACAAGCAGAAGAAAGCACAATTATATCTAGTACAACGATATCGTCTACAATAACTACTACAGAAAGCACTATAACTTCTGGTACAGAATCCACAACTGTggaaatatcagaaaatacCGAAAATATGACAGAGTCCACTGTTGAATCAATTACTGCCAtcacagaaaatattatcgattcaTCTAGCACTGAACGGACTGAAGCTCCTGACTCCACGGAATCAACGGAGTCTGAAAAATCCACGACCGAATTTGAAGAATCTACAACAGGATCTCAGGAACAATCGACGACTGAATCGCAGGAGCAATTGACGACTGAATCGCAGGAGCAATTGACGACTGAATCGCAAGAGCAATTGACGACTGAATCGCAAGAGCAATTAACGACAGAATCATCTAATACGGAAGGTCAAGAGCAATCAACGACTGAATCGCAGGAGCAATCAACGATAGAATCTCAAGAACAGTCTACGACAGAGTCTCAGGAACAATCGACGACTGAATCATCAGAACTAACAACGATGAAACCAGCATCTGCAACACCTTGCGCTATAGGCAATTTGACCGATGACCAAATAGCTCTAGTTTGTCCTACTGGCTTCCGAAGGCAtccaaaatattgcaatttattctaTCAATGTACCTCCGAGGGAAATATGGAAATCAAAATCCTCGTATTGAGTTGCCCCGAAAATACTATATTTGATGAGAAAAAGATTCAGTGTCTACCTGCAGATAAAAGTAGTGATCCATGCACAGGCGCCAAAGCAAACGTCAGATTATATAGAAGACTGGAAAATAATGCTTTATCTCCC GTAAAAGTATCGTCAAATCAGCTTTGTCCGGAAGAAGGACATTTCCCTTACCAACAAGGTTGCagtaacaatttttacaaGTGTAAACAGGACATTCGAGACAATTTACAAGGATACTTTTACAAATGTCCCGAGAACTTTATCTATTGGTCGATTTCCAGAAGATGCGAACGCGTGACGCGTCTTCCAATGTGTTCGCATTTGGCGAACAGAAACAAAACCGATTGGAACAATAGATGGCAAATACCAACCGAAGACTTTAATCTTTCCGCCAGAATGTTACGTTTCTCATGA